In one Arenibacter antarcticus genomic region, the following are encoded:
- a CDS encoding sugar transferase, giving the protein MYRIFKRLCDILVSGLALLILAPLLIPIMIGLKFTGEGYIWYKQERVGYKNKSFLIWKFATMLKDSPNMGGGIITTKKDPRITPMGGFLRKSKINELPQLINIFKGDMSVVGPRPVMQRSFEAYPPAIQKVIYNAKPGLTGIGSIIFRDEETLITNVKEKGGDTWDFYKNTIYPFKGKVELWYQANESFITDLKIIFTTAWVILNPESQLVYSWFKGLPKRPF; this is encoded by the coding sequence TGGACTTGCACTCCTAATCCTAGCCCCCTTATTAATTCCAATCATGATTGGGTTAAAGTTTACTGGAGAGGGATATATTTGGTATAAACAAGAGCGTGTGGGGTATAAAAATAAATCCTTTTTAATCTGGAAATTTGCCACTATGCTTAAAGACAGCCCTAATATGGGTGGCGGAATTATCACTACAAAGAAAGACCCTAGAATAACCCCTATGGGAGGTTTTTTAAGGAAAAGTAAGATTAATGAGCTCCCCCAATTAATCAATATTTTTAAAGGCGACATGAGTGTAGTTGGGCCACGCCCCGTAATGCAGAGAAGCTTTGAGGCCTACCCCCCCGCAATTCAAAAGGTAATCTATAATGCAAAGCCAGGTCTTACCGGAATTGGTTCTATCATCTTTAGGGATGAAGAAACTTTGATTACTAACGTAAAGGAAAAGGGTGGAGATACTTGGGATTTCTATAAGAACACCATTTATCCTTTTAAGGGAAAGGTAGAACTATGGTATCAGGCCAACGAATCCTTTATCACCGATCTTAAAATAATTTTCACCACCGCCTGGGTAATACTAAATCCTGAAAGTCAGTTAGTATACAGTTGGTTCAAAGGCCTACCAAAGCGTCCGTTTTAA